From the Hippocampus zosterae strain Florida chromosome 13, ASM2543408v3, whole genome shotgun sequence genome, the window TGCGTTTCAAGCACGTgcggcaccactgccacctactggtcgcttttttacataatttacaaTGCAAATTGCATCAGACACCCCTGCTCtctacaagtacgtccttgatAGGCGgagcctaattttaaaaagatgtacaagtacgtcttgtggaatgaaagggttaattcttgcACTCCACTACTACgccatatttgtccaaaaaaacTGAACGCAGGACTAAAGCTCattaaaacaaaagtaaaagatAACGTCGAACAAGCCGACTCAAAAAAGGACCTCGAACTCACGGCATTGACACGACTAAAGTCAAcggaatcaaaacaaaaaacaagtgtaAAGACAAATGTCAAACCCCGTCGGGTGCCGTTCCGACCGCCACTCGTCGCCCATCGTGCCTCCGTTGTCCGTGGCAGGAGATGACGCGGGGCAACCGCTACAAGACCCTGCGGTGGCGCTTGGTGGAATCGCTGGAGGCTCCCCGCGTGGTCCACGCCCGCAGCCCCGACATGGTCACCAAGGGCAACCTCTACGGCCAGGTGACTGTCCGCATGCACTCCAGACAGGTGAGACCAGGATTGAGGTGCCTGATGATATGCGTTGGCACGGTTACGTTGACGCCGCGTCCGCCCGCAGACTCTGGCCATCTACGACCGCTTCGGACGGTTGATGCTGGGCGGCGAAGATCAGCCCAAGGACGTCTTGGAATATCTGGTCATCGAGCGGCACCTGGTCAACCCCTACGGACGCTGGCGCCTCCACGGGAAGATTGTGCCGTCCTGGGCGCCCGCCAAGGACCCCATAGTGAAAGTAAGTGCCGATCGTCGCCCGCGGTCGCTTCAGTTCACCTCCGAGGCCGCTTTCCAAGCTGAGCTCCTTGTTTCTAGACCGTCGTCATTCCCGGTCCGAAGCTAAAGCCCGGCGAAGAATTTGATCCCCTCACGTACCGAGTTCCTCAACCCCAGGCGGTGCAGTGGTCAAAATAAGCCACCCGGCGGGGCTGCTGTACCTGCCAGCCACAGCGGGACCGCCTTCCAAGTTCAAGTATGTGTCTCAAAGGCAACTTTCGGAGCACTTTTTGGTTGCTCTCTTTTCTATTAGTGCGTCAAGAAAGAAAGCCAATAAAAAGGACGTTCAGAAACGCAAAGGATTCTTTCGTTTGACGATGCCGCGTGAAAATATAATGTTCCCGGCTGCTCGATTTGAAGTGAGGCAGCGGTGGCGACCTCGGAAATATATTTGAACCGCGATGCGCGCGCTTGCAAGAAATGGGCATGCTTCGGAAAGCTCCTGTACGATGAAACTGTTGCGATCATCATGTCTGTATGGCAAATCTGCTTTTCAAGTATAGTTTTGGGCAGCCGTCCAATGTTTACCGGATATTCTAAAATACCACCTTTGAGTCAGCCCGCTTTGTCAAATATTGTTCGATGGGAACTGCAACTCTATCAGGTTGTCAAAGTCCTTCTTGCCGATTAAACCGCGATAGTAAATACTACTCTGGTTATGTACATAATACAgaacaggactttttttttttctcaaatcaaTTCTTCATTGACATAAATTCCATTGCAGTTGCATCGCATGACACACTTTAGACATGAGCACTACAGACCACAGTAGGACATGAACCGCGCCGCACTACGGAGGCTCGGCGTGAAGGGACGGGGGGGAGCTGGAAGAAAGAGGGTGAAGATGACCCTTGTTTGCATGGCCGCCACTTTTTGGAGTTAACTTCACAAAGGGGACGGACGGGGTCAGTGACGTCGCGAAAGGTCCGTTTGTTTCAGCCGGTGTGCGGGATTTTGCGAAGGTGACGGCACAAACGTGCCATCGGGACTGTCTCCGCCAAAGCATTGCGTCGCGTCTGCTCCCTCGCCGTGGCGTCAAAAGGGGTGTTGGGTCACAAGTCAGGAGGGAATATGAGCGCTTCTGCGGCGCATTCGGCATCGTCTTCCTCGTCTTCCTCAGGGATGTTCTCAGGCTCCCATGTGAAAACGTCAGAGTTGTTGTCCGTGAAGGATCCCAAGCCACTTGGATCCATCTCCCAGGGGCACAAGGCGTCACGGCGGCCCAGCGCCAAGCTGGCTTTCGCCTCGTCTGACGGCTCCTCCGACGGCTCCTCCGACGGCTCCTCCGTCTTTACGGCCCGGTTATCCGGTACGTTTTCTTTGTCGCTGCCGGAGAAGCTCGATGTTTGGCGGTGCGGCATATCGCCGGGACAATCCTGAGTACCGGGGTCGCTCTGGTCTTTAATCCCTCTTGCTGCTCCCGTTTCCCACGGGCAAACACGGGGACGTAAACGTTCTTCCTTTTCGAGCACTGCAGTGTCCTCAGTCTCCCACGGGCAGACGCTAGCCCGAGAGCTGTCCTGCTTCTTGAGAACTTGAGCTGCTTCTCCCGCCACGTCAGTTTCAGAACTGTCTCTCTGTTGCAAATCTTTGGGGTCTTCCATTTCCCATGGACAAACGTCTCCTCTTGTGCAATCGTGCCCCTTCGCAGACATTGGGTCTTCAGTTTCCCATGGACAGACGCTTTGTCGAGAGCTGTCCTGCTTATTCAGAACTTTTGGTTCCTCCACCCCACTTGGACAAACTCTTTCTCGCGAACTGTGCTGTTTCTTCAGAACCTCTGGTTCTCCGGTCTGCCGTGGACCAGTGTTTTTGGGAGAAGTGTCCTGCTTTTCCAGGGGCTTTGGTTCCTCTTTCTCCCATGGACAAAGGTTTTCCCGAGAAGTGTCCTGCTTTTTGAGGGCCTTTGGTTCTCCTGTCTCCCATGGACAAACGTTTTCCCGAGAACTGTCCTGCTTTCTCAGGACATTTGGCTCATCTGTCCTCCAAGGACAAACGTCTCCGCTTGTTTGGTCTTGCCTTTGAGCAGAATGTGCTTGTTCCGTCTCCCACGGACAAACACTTTCTCGAGAACTGTCCTTGTTTTTCAGGCCCTTTGGTTCTTTTGTCTCCCAAGGACAAACATCCCCACGAGCGCCGTCCTGCCCGTGGCCAACATTCCAGTTCTCGATTCTTCCTCCATGCGATGCCCCCATTTTGACCGTTGCGGTGTCCTCACTTTCCCACAGGCAGACTTTTGAACGGCCGCTATTTTGTCTGCCGTTTTGGGGCCAGTTCAAGAGCTCTGTTTTTGCGGAATCTGACGTTTCAGTCTCCCAGGGGCAAATATTTCCTCTAACGCTCGGTGCCTCTTTTTGGGCATCCAGGGGCAAGTTGGCTTTTTGTGGGGCCTTCAGTTTGTCCTGTTGTCCAGCATCCCTGGGACAGATATCGGCCTTGATTGTCATTTGCGAAGGGGAGACCCTTTGTTCTGCTTCCCCGTCCTCCAGAAGACGAATGTCATCCATCATTTTTGGCGGGTCTGGGAAGTCCCACTTACAACTTTCTTCCCTCTCCGCCATTCTCCGCTCCAGATGCCGAGCAGGAGATTTAGGAAGCTGGTCTTTTGACGCCCCGGGGAAGACGGCAGCTTTTGTCGCTTCGTGCCGCGAGGGTACCTTGAGGGATCCCTTCGTCTGCACAGGATTTACGTTCTCATACACAGTCTCCGTTTCCCAAGGGCAAACGTCGGCATACTTGCTATCTTGTTTGATGACGGGTACGGGAGTTTCTGCCGCCTCCCAGGGACAAACGTCAGCGGATCTCTTCAGAGACAGTTGCGTCTTTGCCGCTTTGACGTCCGAACGTTCCGGGAAATCTTGGGACTCCCATGGACACACATCCCCccggccactgtcctgccttgTCACCGTCTCTTGCTGTTGAGATTCCCAAGGACACACGCCGGTTCGTTGGGATGTTACCGTTTCCCACGGGCAAACGTCTGCTTTCAGGCTATGGTGCTTCTTTGCCGCCTCCACAAGTCTGTCCCGTGGACAAGCATCTGTGTTTGAGACAGTTTTCGATACCGGTGCTGCCATTCGTTTACTTCCTCTTCTGTGAGTTGATGGTGTCCTCGAGCTGCAGGAGCTGATGCTGCTTCGTTTACTGCTGTGCCTGGACAGGTATAGATTTTCGTGCGTTCCGTCCTTTGGCGCGTCGTCCCCATCTACCGGATAGATGGCCGACCTGACAATCACCAACCTTCTGGGACTCCTGTCAGATGAATCCCCAGAGGACAGTCTGATGGCGTTCTGCTTTACGAGACATGGTTTCCCATCTGCGGTTGTCATGCTTCTCTTCTGCAGTGTCCTCTTCTCCATGCTTGGACGCCGACTGGACGTTGCCGACCTGCATGGCGTCGAGCCGCTTTCTTGGCTTTTTTGTTCGCCCTCTCTATTTAAGGTTTCATCCTTGCTCCATTTGCCAGCCGCTTCCACCGATGCCATGATGGATTTAACAGAGAGCCACTTGGTGGTGGGGTTCCGGAAGGAAAAAACCCTATGTTCTTTATTGGCTTTTGGTCTAGGAGATCCCGGTGCACTTGCTGATACTGGGACTTCGGGGCACTCGGCGTCCCCTTTGTCTAGCGACAGGTCATTCTTCGCAGGCGGTAAATGGTCCCAGGGACAGACGAGAGCAACCGGCGAGGACGGACTTTGCGGCTCGTCCTCCGGCGAGTTGGCGTAGGTGACACGCTTGTGGCTCTTCTCGCCTGATTGTTCCTGCGCCACCTCCCAAGGACAAACCTCAGCCTTGTCAAAAGACTCCGACTGTAGCGCACTCCTGGTCTGTTCGCCAATGGAGAGGCTGGATCCGTTGCCCTTGGATGTGTTCTCCATGGAGTGAGTGGATGTGAGACTCCACGACTTGTGAAGCCTGGTGTGATCTGGGAGGTGCAAGAAATTGGTATCGATGGTCAGATTTTGGGCGCTAACCGATTTGCAGACTGCCGGGCGCATCTCAAAAGAGTCCGTCTCTGATCTTTGGGAAGATCTTTTCACAACGTCGGCCCCGAGCCTGGAGGAACCTCGCAAGGAAGAGTCCCTCTCCCGCATGAAATAATGATCGCACTGGGACTTGCGTAGCGATGGGGATCTGGACTTCATGGAACCCCTGATGCTGAGGTTGTCTGGGGTTCTCCTGAAAGACCCGGAGTGATTCCTGCTCCGGAAGGATCCGTCTCGGTCCTCGCGACTGCACCGCCGGCTCAGTGGGATCTCGGCGAGACGCTTGATAATTGATCGACCCAAGGCGCATCGAGAACTCGGCTTCTTTGACAGGTGAGGGTTGTTTGCCGTCATCTTTTTGGCATTGTTGACTTCCAACTGGGCGTATAATCTCTTGAGCTCATCCTGGTGAgtaggagggagggagggcaaatatggatggaagatcAGAGGAAAAGTAAGATGGCGAAGAACAATGtttttgggggagtggggggagaAAATGAGAGTCCTGTTCATCTATGAGGCATTTACGGTTTTGCTCTGCACGCTTTCATATTTTGAGAGGTTTCATTGCTCGGTTTGAACTCGACCATTTGGAATGTCTTTCTGTCCTGTTGCAAAACGACAACTTTCTCAATTTACCCGAAAGTCATCGGGGTCCACACTGCGCTCGCTCCACGCTGAGCGAAAGCTGCTGTTGAGGTAAGAACGGCGCAGGTCCACCTCGTCCTCATACACCTCGGCGGCGATCTCCTCCCTGCCGGCTTTGCTCGTGTGCAGGAACTGTGTGGACAACGGAGACAAACGGGAGAGAATTTCATCTCATTTGATGTCTTTTGTTGCTGCCCCCAACCCTCCAATTGGAAAAAAGATCAGCTCGTGTTTCCGACTGTTTTGAATAGATTGTCACCAACTCCACatgatgtttttgaaaaatgaacttcTCCGGCAAAGTGTGACTGGACTTCATAAAGATCAGGTCCTCTCAACCATTTTACACGTACAACAGCAACTGCATCCCACGTGGTTTACGCTCCCTACCCTTTTAAGCGGAGGAACTCTTATAATATTACACTCACGACTGCTTTGAAACCAATTGAGCCGAACTTCGTTTAATCCTTGAAGCTCCACCCTCTGTTTTAAAGCGATCAAATGTCCCCACCGGTGCTCTTTACCTTGGGGATGAAGATCAGGCCTAGTGTCACGGTGACGGTCACGTGGGTGTGTGCGAAGGAGAGCAGTAGCATCCAGTCGGGATGCATAGAAGGAAACGTAAACctgtgggtggcagaacaggTGAATTCCAAGGGGGTGCCCCGCCCGCATCATCTACGGCAACGTGGACCGAGCCGGCGCTTTACCGGCACAGGTGGAACAATGTGGAGAGGAGCAGCTCGTTGTGGATGGCGATGCCCATGTAGCGAGGCTCGTGGAAGGCCGAGGGCACCGGCCGGACGGCGGCCCATAGGGAACTGCCCCAGCACAGGAACAGAAGCTCGGCTGTTGGGAGCGCCATTCCCGTCAGTGACAATCATACTCGGACTCGGCTTTCAAGCTCAGACATTCAAACGAGGGtggggctttaaaaaaaaggaaaagtgggAGCTCGTGACTGTAGTGTGGCGAATGTGAACTACAAAGTGAGGGTGGTCTAAAGAATGTCAACCGCGTCAAAGGATGTCGGCCTCGGGACCGTTAGTGGCTAAAGTGTTCTCCTCGTCCCCCGTCCTCACCAACGGCCATCATGTAGTCCCAGCGGTCCAGGTAGCAAAGGTCGAAACCCTGACCCCGCGCTGTGGTGGTGCTGACGATGACGGGAATGTTCCTGTCTCGGTTCTGGAGGACGGCCACCGTCCAGGCGCACAGGAACCAGCTGGCCGTCATCAGCATGACGCCCAGCATCCTCAGCAGGTGCACGCTGGACATGTAGGGAACCCGGTGGGCCGTGCGCGACAGGAACACCTTCAGAACCCTACGGGGGGAAGCTCACGCTCACTGGAAGAAGACAGCCGACGGCTTTCTCCTTCAAAAGAGGTGGCGAACCCAACCGAGCCCCTAACAACTCCACCTTGAAACTCTAAACTCAAAGTCCAAAGGAGTTCAGAATCGCTCCAGGACATTTCTGAGGTatctcgcacacacacgcacacccactgATCTAACCTGTACATTTTGAGAGTGAGCGTGCCGTAGACGATGGAAAAGCCCAACATGCGGACCCAGCGAAGCAGGATGCACCTGAAGGTGCTCGGCTTGAAGTACAAGATGAACACCTGCGGACAGGAGCTGTCAAAACTGATCTGGCTTCACATGCCAGCCGCCATACGGTAATCCGTCCAGTAATTAACAGCCACTCGAGATTTAgagcacccccccaaaaataaaagtgagcTCAAAGGCAGATGATTTAATAGCGCACAAGCACAAAGCGTGCAGTGTCCTTTTAATCAGCACAAATGTTGAGCTTGCCAGTGAGGTCTGATTGAAGCAAGGCCACAAAGAACCCTGCCCCAAAAAAGTCCACTTGCATACCCCAATCATGTCTCTAAATCCCAACCCCAATTATTGTTGGAAACCCCACTTCAACCCCATCTTCAATTTCGAGGACCGACCTTCAAAACCCGAGCCCCCCTACTGAAATCCGAACCTGGAAAGCGAGACTCAAAAGGCCCGGGTCCACTTTGCACAAAGTTGGGTTTTCCGTTTTTCGCGGTTTCTTACCGGGAAGTAGAGGAGCAGCGAACCAAAGAGGATGGCCTCCAGCAACAGGAGGCCCGACGCACGAATCCTCTGAGAAGACGGAAAGCAAAGGTTAACACACTAGCATATGGCCGACGTACCTCGTCGCCGTTTTGCGAGCTGcgctttcttttatttatttttttcctttcgtttCAGCGCTCGGGCCAAAGCCGCAAGTCGTCGCCTCGGGGGCGTCAAGGAACGGTGTTGAATTGCATTGAGGAGCTTCGTCTTCCGCCAGAGCCGTATCTTGACCGTTTTGCCTCTCCCCCGACtcccaacacacccgattcaatagAGCGCGATCGTTTCAGGCTTTGACAGAGCTCgccgatgagctgatcgttCGAGTCGGAGGTGTGTTGGAGTTGCGAGAGGGGCATCGTCGGGAgatggctctcgaggaagcCAAATTCCCTCACCCCTGCTTTGGACAAAATTTGCGCGTGTCCGCCATCCCGCAGCATCTTGATGCCAATCTACTACTTGGGGGTGAAATGAGCCGTGTCATTCGGAGTGCTTTGACAATGTCACGTCGCGTCTTTTGGGTCGAGAAATTGTACGCAGTATGTTGGAGTTCCTTGAGACAAAAGGTAGTGCTTTGATGTCAAGGAACGATGTCGAAGTGAAGTGAGGAATTGCAGCATTTTGGTGCAGACGAACCACGTTGGGGTAAGTAGAGGAGTTCCATTTAGAGGAAAGTAGTGTGCCCTACCACTTTGCGGGGTTCACCCGTCTTTTTTCAATGAACAACCAGAGCTTTACCGctaataccatccatccatcatctgccccttatccggggccgggtcgcgggggcaacagctttagcagggaagcccagacttccctctccctaaatacttcgtccagctctccccgggggatcccgaggcgttcccaggccagctgggtgacatagtctctccagcgtgtcctgggtcttcctctgggtctcctcccggtgggacatgcccggaacacctcaccagggaggtgctcaggaggcatccgaatcagatgcccaagccgctTCATCTGTCTCCTCTCGCCAATACATTGTTGGAAAACGGGGGTTGGCTCCACGCCCAAGTGAGGGTTGTCATTTTGCAGTTGTTACCCTGTTCCTGCGATGTCGGTAGGCGGCCAGCATGCTGACAAAAACCAGCGCCATCAAGGTCCCCTGGGCGGCCATGATGGCGGCCCTCAGGGGCCCGTCCTCCCGCACCCGACAGGGGGCGCCGTCCCGGCATCTCCCGCAACCCGGCCAGCAGGGCGCGCACACCGGCAAGGATGGGAAACAGGCGCTGCCACCGTCATCGCTGGCATCTGGGaggaaccaaaacaaaaccagaaaaaaacagtCCGCCTGGATCGATAGGATATTGAGGCTCCCCTGAGCGTATGAGCAAACCCCAGCTTCAAACTCAACTccgatttgaaaccctaaccgaGGCTGATCTCATGGAATTTATGGGCGACACCTGCATTGTGCTCCACTTGAAACCCTACCACCGGCTTCAGACCAAAAACTTGTTTGAAGCGTTACCCAAGACTtcgaacccaaatgaaaatcccTTACCCTTCGAACCtatttgaaaccctgacccaTGATTTGATGGGGTCTATGGGCCCCCGTCCATTGGACTTCAAACcttgatttgaaaccctaactttgGCTTTGAACCGAAAattggtttgaaaccctaccctaGACCGCAAACCCGATATGTGAACCAGAGCCCTTGTTTCAATCCCTTAACCGAAGCTGATTCGAAACCCTAAGAAAAGCTGCAAAGCCGAATTGGAAACATTTACTCAGCCTTCAAATGTTACAAGAAGCCCAAATTGATTGCGTGAAACCCTCATGTGAGAAGCTCAGCCGGAAGCCGCAGCCTTGGAAATAGCCCAAGCGGAAGCGAGCTTCTCACGGGATTTCTTGCCGGCCGTGCCGTACCTGCGTCCTGATCGTCCGGGTTGTAGTATCCGTCTTTGCAGCGGCAGCAGTACTGACCCAGCCGGAAGCCTCGCCCGCTGATCGGCACGCACTATGCCGAGCAAGCAAGAAAGCAACAATTcacttttttatctttttcacCATTTTCAACATGACACATTTCAACCGGCCCGAGTCACTAAAAGTTGGCTTTGCTGGCTTCCCGACCGTGTCTGTTGCCGTGTAACTTTTGGGTtcccaaaaaattgttttcaatgcactcatatatatatatatatatatatataacatccCCTGTGACCTGGTGCCGCATTAATCttgcgattaaaaaaattaatcgagttAAAATtgctttaaattaatgccaataataatcatgcactaaactgacagcactaatatataccgtattttcacgactctaaggcgccattaaaagtcttaaattttctccaaaatggacaggacgccttatgatgcggagcgtcttgtgtatgctcagttccaaaacctgattgacagccaacacgctgtttatatagagaaaaggcggaagtgactgtggaaaggcatgcggcaaagaagtccgccaatgagtgaagggtgggcgtgtaagtggacgctaaagggacgccctaggcaggtaccaacacctgtatagagtgtggctctgtgcattgatgcaaaaaaacttcggttttggttcctaagaacccccgaaaataaattctacaaaaagacacgcctatgaagctcagttcaaacttcaagccatcggttatgcttttggcatgcgtgcccatctcacagcagcggtgaaaaaccaagtcaagcaaatgaactctgagcttgccgttattcccggaggcttgactaaagaactccaaccgctggacatcggcatcaaccgggtgttcaaagtaaagttgcgaaagGCATTGGAAcaatttacaaagagtgagagccAGCgccgggcgagttacgccacaatttgcgaatggattgtggctgcttggacaaacgtgtctgcttgcactgttgttcgagtttttggcaaagccggcatcatttctgtggagccacatggcaatgagagtgactctgacaacgagagggaacacggcttttttgatggattaccggtacttgcacaattgttcaattctgatacagaggatgaggactttgatggattcctGGGTGATGAttaatcgaaaaacgtgagtacattgtccgatggctaaataaaatgcaacggaactcagttttgcttccgttgcctttttgaaaatgtgtttttagcttgtatctgtatgtcttggcatgctaccgtatgcttcaagctaacatgtttttagcgtgcgtgcatgcatgccgtatgtttaagctggcgtatggtttaccactttaaaactgcggccaatgatacagtgcgttttgtctatgtgtaaaatacagaaatagcacccattaatgagactgcgcccaaccatacggtgcgccgtatTTTTgtgatatatatctatatatatatagatatatatatagatatatattgcgcgtcgtcccgcacgcggtctgtccttccgtctgtcccttttcaaaacgtacctacttcaccgcgccgctgcgcgccgccactgctcactacgatcgcgcgggcatcttagcgaaaaaatgttgtctacccacaagcattgcaatgaaatttctagttatttagtagagctaaacatctctttattttcgcgataagcaatgaagatgaacaaaaagttgaaccaagcaacaacacttgtgggccgaaggcccaccttaccagccttccgcaggaactagctgatgagccgcccggagggcggcgaaccagctcgtatatatatatatatatatatatacagtgtgtatatatatatatgtgtgtgtgtgtgtgtatagagagagtgagagaggagAATGCAACTTTTtctcaaaaaaatctgaattgtgaCTCATCTCTTTTGATCTTCAGATGACCAATGTCTTGTTTTGAAGCCATTCAAAACATGTCAACCTGAATACAGTATGAATAAATCAACGCAGATGCAGCTgggacacgcgcgcgcgcactttTTGGACTTGTCTGTTAATCTACGTTAAAGGCTAAATGGATGTATAAAACCAGGGCTGAGTGTTTTATCCTTCACGGAaggaagacccccccccacccccttcctgttaaaccacgcacacacatagtACAGTCCTGaacgccccccgcccctctcttAAATGGCGCGCGCTGCACATTAAAGTGAAATggattacattattattatataatttaaCTCAGGTCCTTTACGTCAACATGCCGCCATTTTAGACGCTCTTCTTCTTCCGCGTTTGTGCTAAATTAGCCTTTGTTGACTCCAGACAAACAACAGATGGCAAAAAGCGTCTTTGTTGCGTCTGAAGCGATGGCTCTCAAGCCTTTGTTACGTCAAACCAGAAGTTAACGTtgctaaaggaaaaaaaaaaaaatccagtgttTGATCAATTGAATCCTGTTGCGCTGCAGTTGAGAGAGTTGGCTCATCTCTGGGTGATGTTTTTTGTCTTctgaaggtaaaaaaataacGCAGATAGCAAgaatttgttgattgaaacaaaAAGCTAACGTCTCCAAAAAGTGTTGAGTCCAGTTGCGCTGAAGCTAAGCTAAGATGGTGAGTGTCGCCGTTCTGTACGAAACagacaacaaaaacaggactttttggggggtgagcGGGGGCATCTGATGTGATTTAGC encodes:
- the gpr179 gene encoding probable G-protein coupled receptor 158: MIRGAGHVLSREASRMFPLVLILLPSLARGQVTADARNVSDLLDASSPEPSSASSDPGGAAGTSEAPPQDDWSAAESFLYTGDSSAAGVARCSRAYSAPAQPGPLPGGMRAALGPALDALANTANFLNMIFQASDLRESSVPEDMEWYHALVRALLEAGGPIRRALLTFDCDPTGGAPQLVLRASRGPPTGAPSVLLQDLSKTWDRLHPPPPAPDDGWFRRFKFPDPARPPALAKRVLLNDLSTLETPKWGRGDSYVSNRSGVRWGPAPYLDCKDGHFAPRWMLTLSAAFYGLKPDLSPEFRGVIRVDVDIQDMDVDQCTTQDGWFADTHQCNRTSMECVPISGRGFRLGQYCCRCKDGYYNPDDQDADASDDGGSACFPSLPVCAPCWPGCGRCRDGAPCRVREDGPLRAAIMAAQGTLMALVFVSMLAAYRHRRNRRIRASGLLLLEAILFGSLLLYFPVFILYFKPSTFRCILLRWVRMLGFSIVYGTLTLKMYRVLKVFLSRTAHRVPYMSSVHLLRMLGVMLMTASWFLCAWTVAVLQNRDRNIPVIVSTTTARGQGFDLCYLDRWDYMMAVAELLFLCWGSSLWAAVRPVPSAFHEPRYMGIAIHNELLLSTLFHLCRFTFPSMHPDWMLLLSFAHTHVTVTVTLGLIFIPKFLHTSKAGREEIAAEVYEDEVDLRRSYLNSSFRSAWSERSVDPDDFRDELKRLYAQLEVNNAKKMTANNPHLSKKPSSRCALGRSIIKRLAEIPLSRRCSREDRDGSFRSRNHSGSFRRTPDNLSIRGSMKSRSPSLRKSQCDHYFMRERDSSLRGSSRLGADVVKRSSQRSETDSFEMRPAVCKSVSAQNLTIDTNFLHLPDHTRLHKSWSLTSTHSMENTSKGNGSSLSIGEQTRSALQSESFDKAEVCPWEVAQEQSGEKSHKRVTYANSPEDEPQSPSSPVALVCPWDHLPPAKNDLSLDKGDAECPEVPVSASAPGSPRPKANKEHRVFSFRNPTTKWLSVKSIMASVEAAGKWSKDETLNREGEQKSQESGSTPCRSATSSRRPSMEKRTLQKRSMTTADGKPCLVKQNAIRLSSGDSSDRSPRRLVIVRSAIYPVDGDDAPKDGTHENLYLSRHSSKRSSISSCSSRTPSTHRRGSKRMAAPVSKTVSNTDACPRDRLVEAAKKHHSLKADVCPWETVTSQRTGVCPWESQQQETVTRQDSGRGDVCPWESQDFPERSDVKAAKTQLSLKRSADVCPWEAAETPVPVIKQDSKYADVCPWETETVYENVNPVQTKGSLKVPSRHEATKAAVFPGASKDQLPKSPARHLERRMAEREESCKWDFPDPPKMMDDIRLLEDGEAEQRVSPSQMTIKADICPRDAGQQDKLKAPQKANLPLDAQKEAPSVRGNICPWETETSDSAKTELLNWPQNGRQNSGRSKVCLWESEDTATVKMGASHGGRIENWNVGHGQDGARGDVCPWETKEPKGLKNKDSSRESVCPWETEQAHSAQRQDQTSGDVCPWRTDEPNVLRKQDSSRENVCPWETGEPKALKKQDTSRENLCPWEKEEPKVLKKQDSSRASVCPWETEDTAVLEKEERLRPRVCPWETGAARGIKDQSDPGTQDCPGDMPHRQTSSFSGSDKENVPDNRAVKTEEPSEEPSEEPSDEAKASLALGRRDALCPWEMDPSGLGSFTDNNSDVFTWEPENIPEEDEEDDAECAAEALIFPPDL